The sequence CTCCAGCACAAACTCAACTTGGACCTTCCAGCTACTTGGACCTCCTGCACACTCTCTACTTGGACCTTCCAGCTACTTGAACCTCCAGGACACTCTTTACTTGGACCTTCCAGCTACTTGGACCTCCAGGACACTCTCTACTTGGACCTTCCAGCTACTTGGTCCTCCAACACACTCTCTACTTGGACATTCCAGCTACTTGGTCCTCCAACACACTCTCTACTTGGATCTTCCAGCTACTTGGACCTCCAACACACTCTCTACTTGGACCTTCCAGCTACTTGGTCCTCCAACACACTCTCTACTTGGACCTTCCAGCTACTTGGACCTCCAGGACACTCTCTACTTGGACCTTCCAGCTACTTGGTCCTCCAGCACACTCTCTACTTGGACCTTCCAGCTACTTGGTCCTCCAGCACACTCTCTACTTGGACCTTCCAGCTACTTGGTCCTCCAGCACATTCTCTACTTGGACCTTCCAGCTAAGCACTTTGGCCATATGTACACTCATGTACTTGTACAAACTAAACTGTGCTATGTTGAATTACATGTAAgaactactccccaacactgcttCACTAACATTAGGATGACAACACTTAAACCACATTATGCTTCCCTGCAACTTGGCATATACCAAAAACATAGCAATGGATGACAGCCAATTCCCTGCTCTTAAACACAAAATATTACAGGCATGTGTCACGATCTATCACaaggatgacgctggagagacgaagcaggtacggggagtaacatttaataaatgacGGACATATAACGAGACAAGCACAGCGTCAGCAAACAGAAACTTAGACAagaaacaatcaatgcagcagcagggaacagagcaagggaacagacaaatataggggaggaaattaacatgtaataagtgagtccaggtgagtccattaacgctgatgcgagtgacgagggaaggcaggtgtgggtgatggatggcaggagcgtgtgatgcagggtaatctggcgccctcaagcgccaggggaagggaagagcgggagcaaacatgacagtacccctccctctTGGGacgccacccggcgtcccacctgggcaaaccggccgagacatgggcgcAGGGCAAGCCAGTTGGGGCGTGAAAGCCCGACGAACCGGCAGGAgcgtgggagcctggcgagccggctcaGGCATaggagcctgacgatccggctgaggcaaagCGCCTGTCGATCCCGCTGAAGGGGAGCCCGATGATCCAGTGGagtgtgacgtgggatgggaaACCGCCGAGCCAggaaaacctctcgagccagccaggGCGTGAAAGCCTGAAGGGCTAGCTTAGGCACCCCGGTTCCATCGGCAGCGGAATCCACCAacgtcaccaacaaaacacaagacaaacaaaaaaaaactccTGGACCGGCTGGGGAAGCAAAAACTGACGATCCAGCTGAGACCCGACGTGGGATGGGCGTCATTCGAGtcaaccggggcaaggaaacctctcgagcctgctagggcgtggaagcccgacgagcaggctaggcacccccggttccatcggtggtGACCCAGAGCCGATGCCACTATTCCAACCAgaacgccagtactccccgatgcttcgtatatggctgctgcattctgtcacgatctatcacaaggatgacgctggagagacgaagcaggtacggggagtaacatttaataaatgacGGACATATAACGAGACAAGCACAGCGTCAGCAAACAGAAACTTAGACAagaaacaatcaatgcagcagcagggaacagagcaagggaacagacaaatataggggaggaaattaacatgtaataagtgagtccaggtgagtccattaacgctgatgcgagtgacgagggaaggcaggtgtgggtgatggatggcaggagcgtgtgatgcagggtaatctggcgccctcaagcgccaggggaagggaagagcgggagcaaacATGACAGCATGTTGCTCCTTGAGTTCTGCCTGCTTCTAGTGAAGTTATTTTCTCATGAAATAAAACAGAAGTGAAGAGCAGGTTTGCAAGAGTGGAACAGGACAGTTTCCTAGTAAGGGGTTAAGTTAAAGACACTCCTCCTACTAGTATGTAATGAATTTTAGCTAATGCATTTCAGACATACTAGTATCTCCTTCTTAAGAGCATATCTCTGCAACCTGTCAGTCATAAGGACCCAGAGGAAGAATTGGTGAGAACCTAGTATTGAAGCTCTTGCAGGTTGTTGAAATAAAACAATTAGGAAAAATATACAGCATGCTTTGTATAGCCTTGAATGATATATAACCAATATTTTGGTCTAAAATTATTTCCTGTTTGTATTTCCTGTTTGCTACTCTGTTCTGATCCACTCTTTTCCCAGGGAAAGTGAACCTTTCAAAGAGATTGTGTTTGCATTATTGAGTGTCTTGCCAACTGTGAAATGTATTTAGAATGCTCGTCAGAAGATGTTGTATTGAGTGTTCATGTGTTCATCCTAGTTTTGTTTCTTAGAAGTCTTTGTCATTTGTGTCTTTGTCATCTGCTGCAGCCAGAAACACGATCAATCACCATCTCTCAGATGTTTGCCAAAGCCACAAAAGCCTTTGTGAAGGACACAGATCATGAGGGACGCCTGATCCCTGTGTCCAGTCTGAAtgacacagacaaactgaatctcCGATCACTCATTGTCAAGACCAGGAACAGATGCTTCTGGCAGGAACCCAAATACCAGTCCCCTGGCTTTACCCTCGGTGATGTCCTGAAGCCTGGAGAGCCTGGAAACACACCTTTAAGCCCAAGTAAGCACCAGAGCAGCCCGCTAGTGACAAATAACTATGGGTTGTTGTTGTTCTAAAATATCTGACCATTGATTTCATTATTTATCCTTCTCTTGTTTTACTGAGGAGAATAGGACAATTATAATGTCATGGATGTGGCTGTTATAGATATGTGCTATGGTATAATAGCATAGAGTCCATTCAAATGTTGAACTTTCCCTCAGCTGTCAAGGAGTCTGACTTTGTGGACTACAGTGGGACATTTGGTGACAAGAAAGAAATGAACGCAGATGGGAACGTGGAGGCAAAGTTGGCTGATTTCAACATTACCGTGGGAGGGAAATGGTCCACCAAACAGAAGCTGTCCCTTGGCAGCCTGAACAAAGAGAAGGTTGATGTGAAGGACTTACACAACTACTCAAAAAACAGGTGAGTTACCCTATACTATACGTATGTTCAGTACAGTCATCATAATACAgtcataatacatcataatacagtcataatacatcataatacAGTCATAATGCATCACAATACAGTCATAATACAGTCACAATACAGTTCTATACAGTCATAATACATCCTAATACAGTCATAATACATCACAATACAGTCATAATtcatcataatacatcataatacagtcataatacatcataatatagtcataatacatcataatacagtcataatacatcataataTATCATCATACAGTCATAATACATAATAATTCATCATAATtcatcataatacatcataatacagtcataatacatcataatatagtcataatacatcataatacagtcataatacatcataataTATCATCATACAGTCATAATACATAATAATTCATCATAATtcatcataatacatcataatacagtcataatacatcataataTAGTCATAATTCATCATAATACAgtcataatacatcataataTATCATCATACAgtcataatacatcataatacAGTCATAATACAGTCACAATACAGTCCTATACAGTCATAATACATCCTAATACAGTCATAATACATAATAATTCATCATAATACAgtcataatacatcataatacAGTCATAATTCATCATAATTCATCATAATACATCATACAGTTCACCTTCCCAAGGAGTCCAAGACCCAAGAGCAGCGGGCAAAACTGGTTGCAATGACATCAGGCAGGTATCTTTTGTGTAAAAAGGACATTTTCAGGTTGAGGTGCTTTCAGACAACAAAGAAGTGGAACTGTACTGGTTTAGCAACTTCCTTAAACTTGAACTACCTCCTCACTGTTTTCACTACTAGCTTAgcttaaagggacaatctgtgattggtacatccatttttTTAACTTTTAAAGTAGCtttccagtgtttccagatttctatgaaatatgacctaaaATGTGTCCCTCCTGCAGAGTTCTGGACATGTCCCATCCTGTGATCAAGCAGACCCGTGTGAATCCCAGAGCAGTGTTAGGCGTCTTGACGGAGAGGATTATGACGTCACTACCTTGTCCGGTCACAAACAATGTCCGGAAGCGTGGCAATGTAGGAGCCAACGTGAGCGCCTGTGTGTTCCTGAGCGGGAAGGTAGGAGGAAAGATTACCAAGTGTTCTACTGAAGTGAATTATATTTTCCTCATATTTTACTGGTAACTCAGATTTAGATAATCTCTGTTGTAAAATAGATTTTTAATCTCAATAATCTCACTTTATGATAGCTAGGCCTTCACAAATAAAGTAAATGTCAGGACCATATTGACAGATCACAgatgtctgttcagtagtggtaatagtcacagaCGTCCAtctgttcagtagtggtaatagtcacagatgtctgttcagtagtggtaatagtcacagatgtctgttcagtagtggtaataggcacagatgtctgttcagtagtggtaatagtcacagatgtctgttcagtagtggtaatactcacagatgtctgttcagtagtggtaataggcacagatgtctgttcagtagtggtaatactcacagatgtctgttcagtagtggtaatactcacagatgtctgttcagtagtggtaataggcacagatgtctgttcagtagtggtaatagtcacagatgtctgttcagtagtggtaatactcacagatgtctgttcagtagtggtaatagtcacagatgtctgttcagtagtggtaatactcacagatgtctgttcagtagtggtaataggcacagatgtctgttcagtagtggtaatagGCACAGATGTCTGTTCAGTTGTGGTAATACTCACAgatgtctgttcagtagtggtaataggcacagatgtctgttcagtagtggtaatactcacagatgtctgttcagtagtggtaatacTCACAGATGTCGTTTCAGTAGTGGTAATAGGCACAgatgtctgttcagtagtggtaatactcacagatgtctgttcagtagtggtaatactcacagatgtctgttcagtagtggtaataggcacagatgtctgttcagtagtggtaatagtcacagatgtctgttcagtagtggtaatagtcacagaTGTCTGTTCTGTAGTGGTAATACTCACAgatgtctgttcagtagtggtaatagtcacagatgtctgttcagtagtggtaatagtcacagatgtctgttcagtagtggtaatagtcacagatgtctgttcagtagtggtaataggcacagatgtctgttcagtagtggtaataggcacagatgtctgttcagtagtggtaatagtcacagatgtctgttcagtagtcgtaatagtcacagatgtctgttcagtagtggtaatagtcacagatgtctgttcagtagtggtaatagtcacagatgtctgttcagtagtggtaatagtcacagatgtctgttcagtagtggtaatagtcacagaTGTCTGGTCAGTAGTCGTAATACTCACAgatgtctgttcagtagtggtaatactcacagatgtctgttcagtagtggtaatactcacagatgtctgttcagtagtggtaataggcacagatgtctgttcagtagtggtaatagtcacatatgtctgttcagtagtggtaatactcacagatgtctgttcagtagtggtaatactcacagatgtctgttcagtagtggtaataggcacagatgtctgttcagtagtggtaatactcacagatgtctgttcagtagtggtaatactcacagatgtctgttcagtagtggtaataggcacagatgtctgttcagtagtggtaatactcacagatgtctgttcagtagtggtaatactcacagatgtctgttcagtagtggtaatagtcacagatgtctgttcagtagtggtaatacTCACAGATTtctgttcagtagtggtaatagtcacagatgtctgttcagtagtggtaatacTGTCTCTTGCTCTAGTCAGAATGCTGTACCTGGGTTGTTCCACGAAAAGAGTGTCTTGATATTTTAAGAataaattgtgcaccaatattgaattttaaaagcatactatattaaatgaagtgccctttcgttaatatagaccacatgcgcagccggccgcgaccgggaggtccgtggggcgacgcacaattggcctagcgtcgtcagggttagggagggtttggccggtagggatatccttgtctcatcgcgctccagcgactcctgtggcgggcgggCGCAGTgtgtgctaaccaagggggccaggtgcacggtgtttcctccgacacattggtgcggctggcttccgggttggaggcgcgctgtgttaagaagcagtgcggcttggttgggttgtgcttcggaggacgcatggctttcgaccttcgtctctcccgagcccgtacgggagttgtagcgatgagataagatagtaattactaacgattggataccacgaaaattggggcgaaaaggggggtaaaaaaaaatatatatatatagaccacatggtgaattcaataaatcagatttttaatatgaataaagacttgttAAAGTGCCACCATTCAGCATATTGTCCATCCATGCAGCATTCATTTACGTccgtccctcattttaaggtcaacccttttatgtgaactgaactctcaaaactattccttttaaatatttttttcagaAGAAATATTGAACTTCTAATATTCAATttatagtgtaaaagcaggtgagctggtttgATTGTTTTTGCCAATTTTcttgtgttttgtggtggaacaCTGAGCAGGTGGACCACAACACGCCATAGATAGACATGCTACAAATGTtttaacaatttaaaaaaaaattgtgaagcttgcattcaattgccaatCCCTACAAACAGCAAGCttacattccccctgtcacaaggatATCCCTAGTTATGTTCAACCTTACTTACTTTTGTTGGCACTTAACAGGCCCTTACTATAGTCATAAAAGGTTACCTCTTGAGATGCATTTCTTTTTTtcaagttacacttctcaaacCGAATTGGTGGAATCCCCCAGCTCTAGTTACCACATCATTTCCTGTTCTTGACATTAGAACCACTTCCTGAAAATGCAATGGTGTAGAATAGATGACTGTCTGGGTTAGAATCTGGGTCATCTGTGTACCAAACGTCTCGGACTAATTTTAAATGTTTTCCACAGGCCTCTATGAAGCAGAGCGGCAGTACTCAGACAGATAGTGATGTGTCACTGGGTATTCCTGCAAATACTGTCATGGCCTACAGTCTGATTGAACTCTACGTCAAATGCAATGGACAGTTTGGTGAGGAAGTGTATGGTTTGTCAATGTCCCAGGTATAGCTGCATGGTAAAGTACCATGATAAAGTACACAGCCAGTGTCTATGTTCCTCAGTGTATTTAGTATAGCCACTGTATTTAGTACAGCCACTGTATTTAGTATATTCACTGTATTTAGTATAGCCACTGTATTTAGTATATCCACTGTATTTAGTATATCCATTGTATTTAGTATATCCATTGTATTTAGTATATCCACTGTATTTAGTATATCCACTGTATTTAGTATAGCCACTGTATTTAGTATAGCCATTGTATTTAGTATATCCATTGTATTTAGTATATCCACTGTATTTAGTATAGCCATTGTATTTAGTATATCCACTGTATTTAGTATAGCCACTGTATTTAGTATATCCACTGTATTTAGTATAGCAACTGTATTTAGTATATACACTGTATTTAGTATATCCACTGTATTTAGTATATCCACTGTATTTAGTATAGCCACTGTATTTAGTATATCCACTGTATTTAGTATAGCCACTGTATTTAGTATATCCACTGTATTTAGTATAGCCACTGTATTTAGTATAGCCACTGTATTTAATACAGccactgtatctgtctgtgtgtgactggttATGACTGTTGTCTGCTCTTGTCCACAGAGCTGTGCCTCATCTGCAACAATGGGGGCTTTGAAATAGATAAGTCAAAGGATGGGATGGAAGTAGATGGAATTATGGACCTGGGAGGCGACTTTCATGCCAACAGCCCCCTAAATCTGAACGAAGGTAATAATGCCAGTGGAGGGTAATGTCTCCTGTCTAGTGGTCAACATGTGGTCTACTGAATGGAACGTCTGGTCAACATGTGGTCTACTGAATGGAACGTCTGGTCAACATGTAATCTACTGAATGGAACGTCTGGTCAACATGTAATGTCTATGGAATGTTCAATATTTGTCTTTGATTAGTAATTACAAAGTTCCCACACTTttggtatataaaaaaaaaacattgatcaCACTTTGCCAAAGTAACATGGTCTGTctgttgtttgtgtgtttataGAACTGGAGAAACTGAGTGGTCATTTCCAGCTGCTGTCAGTCCTGCCAGCAGCCACACGTTCCTCTCTGCTCCAGCTCCTCAAGACAACCATGGAGGATAGAGAGGCAGTCAGTGTGCTGGAGAGTGTGGTGAGTGAGACGTACAGAAACtgggaacaaacacacacacacaactaattgCAGGAATGAATATATCAACCAGAATATCTgtaacatactctctctctctctttctctctctctctctctctctctctctctctctctctctctctctctctctctctctctctctctctctctctctctctctctctctctctctctctctctctctctctctctctcgattcaATTCAATGttaatttaaggggctttattgtcatgggaaacatacagtaccagtcagaagtttggagacacctactcattcaagggtttttctttatttgtactattttctacattgtataataatagtgaagacatcaaaactatgaaataacacatatggaatcatgtagtaaccaaaaaagtgttaaacaaatctaaaaatattttatatttgagattcttcaaagtagccaccctttgcgttgATGACAGCTATAAACAcggttggcattctctcaaccagcttcatgaagtagtcacctggaatgcatttcaattaacaggtgtgccttgttaaaagttaatttgtggaatttctttcctactTAATGCGTTTGTGTCACGCCTGCTCGAGGGCGCCTGGCTCCCCAGCATTAcccactcctgccaccatcattacgcacacctgccttcccccgtcacgcgcatcagcgattattggactcacctggactcaatcacctctttcattacctcccctatatctgtctgccccccccccctctgcttcAGCATTGTTCTGATGCTGTTCCTGTCAtgttccatgtctgttccttattaaatgttgactccccgtacctgcttctctgctccagcgtcggtccttacagtatgagccaatcagctgtgttgtgacaaggtaggggtggtatacagaagatagccctacttggtaaaagaccaagtccatattatggcaagaacagctcaaataagcatggAGAAaatacagtccatcattactttaagacatgaaggtcagtcaatgcgtaaaatttcgcaaaaaccatcaagttctATGacaaaactgtctctcatgatgaccgccacaggaaacaaagacccagaggataagtttattcgagttaccagcctcagaaatggcagcccaaataaatgctccacagagttcaagtaaaagaaacatctcaacatcaactgttcagaggagactgtgtgaatcaggccttcatcaactgttcagaggagactgtgtgaatcaggccttcatcaactgttcagaggagactgtgtgaatcaggccttcatcaactgttcagaatggtcgaattgctgcaaagatgaACCACTgcgaaaggacaccaataagaagaagagacttgcttgggctaaaaaacacaagcaatggacattagaccggtggaaatatgtccttttgtCATGGTTTCACCTGTCACCTTGAGACATTAACACCACTCAGCTGTGTCCTATCATTCATTATGAGTTTcctgttaaaagaggtgtgttttctaGTTTCCTTTgctgaagcttgaattgtttatcGTGTGCGTTTGTTTCCTGAGTGAGTTTTCGAGACTTAGTGTTTGTTGTTACTGTGATCCTTTGGATACCGTTTCTCAGTAAAGTATTTATGtttaaccactgattcctcgtcTGGTCTCTTCTACGCACCTGGATCCAACCTCATCACGTCACaactttgatctgatgagtccaaatttgagatttttggttccaaccgccgtgtctttgtgagatgcatagtaggtgaacggattatctacgcatgtgtggttcccaccgggaagcatggaggaggaggtgtgatggtgtggggtgctttgctggagaaactgtctgtgatttatttagaattcaaggcacacttaaccagcatggctaccacagcattctgcagcgatactccatcccatctggtttgtgcttagtgggactatcatttgtttttttcaacaagacaatgacgcaaaacacacctccaggcggtgtaagggctatttgaccaagaaggagagtgatagagtgctgtatcagatgacctggcctccacaatcaccagacctcaacccaattgagatggtttgggatgaattggaccacagagtgaaggaaaagcagccagcaagtgctcagcatatgtgggaactacttcaagactgttgaaaaaacattccatgtgaagctggttgagggaaagccagaatcaaatcaaatcaaatgtatttataaagcccttcttacatcagctgatatctcaaagtgctgtacagaaacccagcctaaaaccccaaccagcaagcaatgcaggtgtagaagcacggtggctaggaaaaactccctagaaaggccaaaacctaggaagaaacctagagaggaaccaggctatgaggggtggccagtcctcttctggctgtcccGGGTGTAGATCATAACAGAACAATGCCAAgattttcaaatgttcatagatgaccagcagggtcaaataataataaactggagcagcagcacggccaggtggactgtggacagcaaggagtcatcagaccaggtagtcctgaggcatggtccta is a genomic window of Salvelinus fontinalis isolate EN_2023a unplaced genomic scaffold, ASM2944872v1 scaffold_1246, whole genome shotgun sequence containing:
- the LOC129848869 gene encoding gasdermin-E-like translates to MYLECSSEDVVLSVHVFILVLFLRSLCHLCLCHLLQPETRSITISQMFAKATKAFVKDTDHEGRLIPVSSLNDTDKLNLRSLIVKTRNRCFWQEPKYQSPGFTLGDVLKPGEPGNTPLSPTVKESDFVDYSGTFGDKKEMNADGNVEAKLADFNITVGGKWSTKQKLSLGSLNKEKVDVKDLHNYSKNRVLDMSHPVIKQTRVNPRAVLGVLTERIMTSLPCPVTNNVRKRGNVGANVSACVFLSGKASMKQSGSTQTDSDVSLGIPANTVMAYSLIELYVKCNGQFELCLICNNGGFEIDKSKDGMEVDGIMDLGGDFHANSPLNLNEELEKLSGHFQLLSVLPAATRSSLLQLLKTTMEDREAVSVLESVVSETYRNWEQTHTHN